A genomic segment from Pseudoduganella chitinolytica encodes:
- a CDS encoding glycoside hydrolase family 95 protein: MTARLLALAALLAAGQVLAAPELALRYERPAAETAEGWEREALPVGNGRIGAMVFGQPGREHLAFNDITLWTGDSKTMGAFQPFGDLLVDLPGHERATDYRRTLDLARALHTVGYTHAGVRYTREVLASHPADVIVVRLTADRPGAHSGTVRLTDMHSAHVRVAGNRLYATGSLAGFVVTPQLGNQWTPPHQPPSSNAMDYASQVQVLHAGGTATMDGDSVRFKDCDSVTLVLGAGTSYVRDAGRRFQGEHPLARVTAQVTRAAAQGWDSLLAAHERDYRALFDRVDLDVGTAAPERRALPTDRRIEAYTAHGQDPELEAQLFQFGRYLLIASSRGPLPANLQGLWNNSLTPPWNADYHTNINLQMNYWPAETANLSELAEPLFGFVQALVPAYRQLVADSARHGPPPSNAGDASQQAEAEPVETFRRADGRPVRGWTVRTESNPFGYTGFRWNKTANAWYAQHFWEHYAFTQDRAFLRATAYPLMKEVSQFWLDYLKRLPDGRLVAPHGWSPEHGPVEDGIAYDQQLVWDVFDNTARAARILGDAAFARQVAAARDRLAGPRVGSWGQLLEWLEEKRDPVLDTPRDTHRHVSHLFGVFPGRQITPLRTPALAAAARKSLDARGDAGTGWSMAWKMAFWARLHDGERAHTMLRGLLAKPGARAAAQASQGTEHNNAGGVYPNLLDAHPPFQIDGNFGATAAIVEMLVQSHDGAIDLLPALPAAWPDGAVRGLRARGGYEVDIAWAGGKLTVATIRAVVGPARTVLVRHGGRSTRLSITPGTASRIFGADE, from the coding sequence GTGACGGCCCGCTTGCTGGCGCTGGCCGCACTGCTGGCGGCGGGGCAGGTGCTGGCGGCGCCCGAGCTGGCCCTGCGCTACGAGCGGCCCGCCGCCGAGACGGCCGAAGGCTGGGAGCGCGAGGCGCTGCCGGTCGGGAACGGCCGCATCGGCGCGATGGTGTTCGGCCAGCCGGGCCGGGAGCACCTGGCCTTCAACGACATCACCCTGTGGACGGGCGACAGCAAGACGATGGGCGCGTTCCAGCCGTTCGGCGACCTGCTGGTGGACCTGCCCGGCCATGAGCGGGCGACGGATTACCGGCGCACGCTGGACCTGGCGCGCGCGCTGCATACCGTCGGCTACACCCACGCGGGGGTGCGCTACACGCGCGAGGTGCTGGCCAGCCATCCGGCCGACGTCATCGTCGTGCGCCTGACGGCGGACCGGCCGGGCGCCCACAGCGGCACGGTGCGCCTGACCGACATGCACAGCGCCCACGTGCGCGTGGCCGGCAACCGGCTCTACGCGACGGGATCGCTGGCCGGCTTCGTGGTGACGCCGCAACTGGGCAACCAGTGGACGCCGCCGCACCAGCCGCCATCGAGCAATGCGATGGACTACGCCAGCCAGGTGCAGGTGCTGCATGCCGGCGGCACCGCGACGATGGATGGCGACAGCGTACGGTTCAAGGACTGCGACAGCGTCACGCTGGTGCTGGGCGCCGGCACCAGCTACGTGCGCGATGCCGGCCGCCGTTTCCAGGGCGAGCATCCGTTGGCGCGGGTGACGGCGCAGGTGACGCGGGCGGCGGCGCAAGGTTGGGACTCGCTGCTGGCCGCCCACGAGCGCGACTACCGGGCGCTGTTTGACCGCGTCGACCTGGACGTCGGCACTGCCGCGCCGGAACGCCGCGCGCTGCCGACCGACCGCCGCATCGAAGCCTACACGGCGCACGGCCAGGACCCGGAACTGGAGGCGCAACTGTTCCAGTTCGGCCGCTACCTGCTGATCGCCAGCTCGCGCGGGCCGTTGCCGGCCAACCTGCAAGGCCTGTGGAACAACAGCCTGACGCCGCCGTGGAACGCGGACTACCACACCAACATCAATCTCCAGATGAATTACTGGCCGGCCGAGACGGCCAACCTGTCCGAACTGGCCGAACCGCTGTTCGGCTTCGTGCAGGCGCTGGTGCCGGCCTATCGCCAACTGGTCGCGGACAGCGCGCGCCACGGCCCGCCGCCGTCGAATGCCGGGGATGCCAGCCAGCAGGCGGAGGCCGAGCCGGTCGAAACGTTCCGCCGCGCCGACGGCCGCCCCGTGCGCGGGTGGACGGTGCGGACGGAATCGAACCCGTTCGGCTACACGGGCTTTCGCTGGAACAAGACGGCCAACGCGTGGTATGCGCAGCATTTCTGGGAGCACTACGCCTTCACGCAGGACCGCGCGTTCCTGCGCGCCACGGCCTATCCCTTGATGAAGGAAGTGAGCCAGTTCTGGCTGGACTACCTGAAACGGCTGCCGGACGGGCGCCTGGTGGCGCCGCACGGCTGGTCGCCCGAGCACGGGCCCGTCGAGGACGGCATCGCCTACGACCAGCAACTGGTGTGGGACGTGTTCGACAACACGGCGCGGGCCGCGCGCATCCTGGGCGACGCGGCGTTCGCGCGGCAGGTGGCGGCCGCCCGCGACCGCCTGGCCGGGCCACGGGTGGGCAGCTGGGGCCAGTTGCTGGAGTGGCTGGAGGAGAAGCGCGACCCCGTGCTGGACACGCCACGGGACACGCACCGGCACGTGTCGCACCTGTTCGGCGTATTCCCCGGCCGGCAGATCACGCCGCTGCGCACGCCGGCGCTGGCGGCGGCCGCGCGCAAGTCGCTGGACGCACGTGGCGATGCGGGAACGGGCTGGTCGATGGCGTGGAAGATGGCGTTCTGGGCCCGGCTGCACGACGGCGAGCGCGCCCACACGATGCTGCGCGGGCTGCTGGCCAAGCCGGGCGCGCGCGCCGCCGCGCAGGCATCGCAGGGGACGGAGCACAACAACGCTGGCGGCGTCTATCCGAACCTGCTCGATGCCCACCCGCCGTTCCAGATCGACGGCAATTTCGGCGCCACCGCCGCCATCGTCGAGATGCTGGTGCAATCGCATGACGGCGCCATCGACCTGCTGCCTGCGCTGCCCGCCGCCTGGCCGGACGGCGCCGTGCGCGGACTGCGGGCACGGGGCGGGTACGAGGTCGATATCGCCTGGGCCGGCGGCAAGCTGACGGTGGCCACGATCCGCGCGGTCGTGGGGCCGGCACGCACGGTGCTGGTGCGCCATGGCGGCCGCAGCACGCGGCTGTCGATCACACCGGGGACGGCGTCCCGAATATTCGGAGCCGATGAATAA
- a CDS encoding TonB-dependent receptor: protein MKQFKLTAIALAAAQIAMMSQGAQAQTTAPAPAADAPVTVVVTGQRGSLESAQKIKQDSDEIVDSIVAEDIGKLPDRSVTEVLQRVVGVTIDRTMSRGDPEHYSVEGSGVSIRGLSLVRSELNGRDSFSANGGRSLNFEDVPPELMAGLDVYKNPSAEQIEGGIGGLVNLRTALPFDFKGAKVGISAQSTYSELRKGKWSPSGSALLSNRWKTGIGEVGALFDYAYSESGTRTDGFQVEPYYPRNDIEPGRTVWVPKGTQWRTLNFDRKRQGLYGALQWKANADLRSHLTYFKSKYEMQWDEQALFAASNPYNIGLRPGATYSPAGALLTGTMYDRVDAGINFGDDTRIATRKSDTTDLSWNVTWRANERWSFTSDLQRIKATTRGLDSTVATGVQMPEQQIDLSGNVPNLIFTDAQRAYLANPNSYYWAFTQEHMDRSEAVSKAWKGDAKYTFDHPVLRDLRFGVRFTKRDSLNENSNPDYNWSPISQTWQLGNNIDNLAWLADPRFSGATHLTTFPNFFNGKANVPALVFPDTSWATGFPGSYAALHEFHNILCAERAARTGQAQNCATWTPAKFGGNPAGINEQSEKTKALFTQLRFGFDDWKYPVDGNVGVRYVKTEMEARGYTNFTPPSVTILPGNTVTGPAVPIIPAFSAAQAYANSYHNVLPSLNLRLKARDDLQFRFALSKAMSRPDFKDLQGYAQLTQDIKLTNFILENRTVVDSMTLTGEGKGNPLLRPTTATQFDVTAEWYFGRGSSLTVALFNKRLKDVIVQQSYDYRIPDVNGTPQNFTVTGPVNGARGRATGVEIAYQQYFDKLPGALSGLGVQVNYTFVDSSTKPYRPTFSAYCSGGNTAANLNLNQNGCDTDGRGFGNLPLQYLSRNSYNLALLYDKGPWSARLAWSWRSKNLQGINVNGTKGGDGVDSNPASPTFGQHNVGWALPLWSDDYGQLDGSLSYQINERVSIGLEAQNLTDAKAKQLMQQGIGMMGRAWFVSGPRYTAQLRYSF from the coding sequence TTGAAACAGTTCAAGCTGACCGCGATCGCGCTGGCTGCCGCGCAGATCGCCATGATGTCGCAGGGCGCCCAGGCCCAGACCACCGCACCGGCCCCCGCGGCCGACGCCCCCGTCACCGTCGTCGTCACGGGCCAGCGCGGTTCGCTCGAATCGGCGCAGAAGATCAAGCAGGACTCGGACGAAATCGTCGACTCCATCGTGGCCGAGGACATCGGCAAGCTGCCCGACCGCTCCGTGACGGAAGTGCTGCAGCGCGTGGTCGGCGTGACCATCGACCGCACCATGAGCCGGGGCGATCCCGAGCACTATTCGGTGGAAGGTTCGGGCGTGTCGATCCGCGGCCTGTCGCTGGTGCGTTCGGAGCTGAACGGACGCGACTCGTTCTCCGCCAACGGCGGGCGCTCGCTGAACTTCGAGGACGTGCCGCCCGAGCTGATGGCGGGCCTGGACGTCTACAAGAACCCGTCCGCCGAGCAGATCGAAGGCGGCATCGGCGGCCTGGTCAACCTGCGCACGGCGCTGCCGTTCGACTTCAAGGGCGCCAAGGTCGGCATCTCGGCGCAGTCCACCTACTCCGAACTGCGCAAGGGCAAGTGGTCGCCGTCCGGTTCCGCGCTGCTGTCGAACCGCTGGAAGACCGGCATCGGCGAAGTGGGCGCGCTGTTCGACTACGCCTACTCGGAAAGCGGCACCCGCACGGACGGCTTCCAGGTCGAGCCCTACTATCCCCGCAACGACATCGAACCGGGACGCACCGTCTGGGTACCGAAGGGCACGCAGTGGCGCACGCTGAACTTCGACCGCAAGCGCCAGGGCCTGTACGGCGCGCTGCAGTGGAAGGCCAACGCCGACCTGCGCTCGCACCTGACCTACTTCAAGTCGAAGTACGAAATGCAGTGGGACGAGCAGGCGCTGTTTGCCGCCTCGAACCCCTACAACATCGGCCTGCGCCCCGGCGCCACTTACAGCCCGGCGGGCGCGCTGTTGACGGGCACGATGTACGACCGTGTCGACGCCGGCATCAACTTCGGCGACGACACCCGCATCGCCACGCGCAAATCCGACACCACCGACCTTTCCTGGAACGTGACGTGGCGCGCCAACGAGCGCTGGTCGTTCACCTCCGACCTGCAGCGCATCAAGGCAACGACCCGCGGCCTGGACTCCACCGTCGCGACCGGCGTGCAGATGCCGGAACAGCAGATCGACCTGTCGGGCAACGTGCCGAACCTGATCTTCACGGACGCCCAGCGCGCCTACCTGGCCAATCCGAACAGCTACTACTGGGCCTTCACCCAGGAGCACATGGACCGCAGCGAGGCGGTGTCGAAGGCCTGGAAGGGCGACGCCAAGTACACGTTCGACCACCCCGTGCTGCGCGACCTGCGCTTCGGCGTGCGCTTCACCAAGCGCGATTCGCTCAACGAGAACTCGAACCCCGACTACAACTGGTCGCCGATCTCGCAGACCTGGCAGCTGGGGAACAACATCGACAACCTGGCCTGGCTGGCCGACCCGCGCTTCTCCGGCGCCACCCACCTGACGACGTTCCCCAATTTCTTCAACGGCAAGGCCAACGTGCCGGCGCTGGTGTTCCCCGACACGTCGTGGGCCACCGGTTTCCCCGGCTCCTACGCGGCGCTGCACGAGTTCCACAACATCCTCTGCGCCGAGCGCGCGGCCAGGACGGGCCAGGCGCAGAACTGCGCCACCTGGACGCCGGCCAAGTTCGGCGGCAACCCGGCCGGCATCAACGAGCAGTCGGAAAAGACCAAGGCACTCTTCACCCAACTGCGCTTCGGCTTCGACGACTGGAAGTACCCGGTCGACGGCAACGTGGGCGTGCGCTACGTGAAGACGGAGATGGAAGCGCGCGGCTACACGAACTTCACGCCGCCCAGCGTCACCATCCTGCCTGGGAACACCGTGACGGGACCGGCCGTGCCAATCATCCCGGCCTTCTCGGCCGCGCAGGCCTACGCCAACTCGTACCACAACGTGCTGCCCAGCCTGAACCTGCGCCTGAAGGCCCGCGACGACCTGCAGTTCCGCTTCGCGCTGTCGAAGGCGATGTCGCGGCCCGACTTCAAGGACCTGCAGGGCTATGCCCAGCTGACCCAGGACATCAAGCTGACCAACTTCATCCTGGAAAACCGCACGGTCGTCGACAGCATGACCCTGACGGGCGAAGGCAAGGGCAATCCGCTGCTGCGTCCCACCACGGCCACGCAGTTCGACGTGACGGCCGAGTGGTACTTCGGCCGCGGCAGCTCACTGACGGTCGCGCTGTTCAACAAGCGGCTGAAGGACGTCATCGTCCAGCAAAGCTACGACTACCGCATCCCGGACGTCAACGGCACGCCGCAGAACTTCACCGTGACGGGTCCCGTCAACGGTGCCCGCGGCCGCGCCACTGGCGTGGAGATCGCCTACCAGCAGTACTTCGACAAGCTGCCCGGCGCGCTGTCCGGCCTGGGCGTGCAGGTCAACTACACGTTCGTCGACAGCAGCACGAAACCGTACCGGCCCACCTTCTCGGCCTACTGCTCGGGCGGCAATACGGCGGCCAACCTGAACCTGAACCAGAACGGCTGCGATACGGACGGCCGCGGCTTCGGCAACCTGCCGCTGCAATACCTGTCGCGCAACTCGTACAACCTGGCGCTACTGTACGACAAGGGTCCCTGGTCGGCCCGCCTGGCCTGGAGCTGGCGGTCGAAGAACCTGCAAGGCATCAACGTCAACGGCACCAAGGGCGGCGACGGCGTCGATTCCAATCCCGCCAGCCCGACGTTCGGCCAGCACAACGTGGGCTGGGCGCTG